The following coding sequences are from one Sciurus carolinensis chromosome 11, mSciCar1.2, whole genome shotgun sequence window:
- the LOC124959956 gene encoding olfactory receptor 52Z1-like, with protein MDSSLHNHTSPQDVWYILIGIPGLEDLHPWISIPICSMYIVAVVGNIFLIFLIVTERSLHEPMYLFLSMLALADILLSTATAPKMLAIFWFHSTDISFGSCVAQMFFIHFIFATESAILLAMAFDRYVAICYPLRYTTVLTSSVIGKIGIAALVRSFFICCPFIFLVYRLLYCGKNIIPHSYCEHMGIARLACDDINVNIIYGLTVALLSTGMDIVFIIMSYTMILHTVFQIPSWAARLKALNTCGSHICVILLFYTPAFFSFFAHRFGGITIPRHIHILVANLYVVVPPTLNPIIYGVKTKQIQDRVVLLFSSMNTCC; from the coding sequence ATGGATTCTTCCCTTCACAATCACACAAGCCCCCAGGATGTGTGGTACATCCTGATTGGAATCCCAGGACTTGAAGATTTGCACCCCTGGATTTCCATCCCTATCTGTTCCATGTACATTGTGGCTGTAGTGGGCAACATCTTCCTGATCTTCCTGATTGTGACTGAGCGCAGTCTCCATGAGCCCATGTATCTCTTCCTCTCCATGCTGGCCTTAGCAGACATCCTTCTctccacagccacagcccccaaGATGCTGGCCATCTTCTGGTTCCATTCCACCGATATATCCTTTGGTAGTTGTGTGGCCCAGATGTTCTTCATACACTTCATCTTTGCAACAGAATCTGCTATCCTCCTGGCCATGGCTTttgatcgctatgtggccatctgctaCCCACTGAGATATACCACAGTTCTCACCTCCTCAGTCATTGGTAAGATTGGCATTGCAGCTCTGGTCAGAAGCTTTTTCATCTGTTGTCCGTTCATCTTTCTGGTATATCGACTTTTATATTGTGGGAAAAACATCATTCCTCATTCCTACTGTGAGCACATGGGCATTGCCAGATTGGCATGTGATGATATCAATGTCAACATAATTTATGGCCTGACGGTGGCCCTACTCTCTACGGGAATGGACATAGTGTTTATCATTATGTCCTACACAATGATACTTCACACAGTGTTTCAGATCCCTTCTTGGGCTGCCAGGCTTAAGGCCCTTAACACGTGTGGTTCCCACATCTGTGTTATCCTCTTGTTCTACACACcagcattcttttcattttttgcccATCGCTTTGGAGGCATAACCATCCCTCGCCACATCCACATCCTAGTGGCCAACCTTTACGTGGTGGTGCCCCCTACGCTCAATCCCATCATCTATGGGGTGAAGACCAAACAAATTCAAGATCGAGTGGTTTTGCTCTTCTCTTCTATGAATACATgttgttaa